A genomic stretch from Salarias fasciatus chromosome 10, fSalaFa1.1, whole genome shotgun sequence includes:
- the spry4 gene encoding protein sprouty homolog 4 produces MESRVPHHIPGVSSSLISQPLLDSRVPYGRLQHPLTIYPIDQIKSSHVENDYIDSPAVVSQQPPSQKSMNRRITWLGQNQEAFLGANHNHHHNHQHQAHQQGRCEPHPHQDATTHPWISFSGRPSSISSSSSTSSDQRLLDHAAPTPTVDHHPNLHPHQGPVNTVTTRTPGCFSSSESKVLTSSSSASTCSSSSKSLDLKSGKLPAGGLCTTGGQQGLALIPSSPAEKKHLLLCEHCGKCRCTECTLPRTLPSCWVCNQECLCSAQSLVDTATCMCLVKGIFYHCTEDEDDEGSCADKPCSCSQANCCARWSFMAALSVVLPCLVCYLPAMGLAKLGQKCYDNVSRPGCRCKNSQGGTSVPVCKNGGMEAKSGTLEKQQQGS; encoded by the coding sequence CCCTCACCATCTACCCCATTGACCAGATAAAGTCTTCACATGTGGAGAACGACTACATTGACAGCCCCGCGGTTGTGTCTCAGCAGCCCCCGAGCCAGAAGTCTATGAATCGTAGGATCACCTGGCTAGGTCAGAATCAGGAAGCCTTTCTTGGGGCAAATCACAACCATCACCACAATCACCAACACCAGGCCCACCAGCAGGGCCGGTGCGAGCCCCACCCTCACCAAGACGCCACTACCCACCCTTGGATTTCCTTCAGTGGAAGACCCAGCtcgatcagcagcagcagtagtaccTCATCTGATCAGAGGCTGCTGGACCACGCTGCACCCACCCCAACAGTGGACCACCACCCAAACCTGCATCCCCACCAGGGCCCTGTCAACACCGTCACAACCCGAACTCCGGGctgcttctcttcctctgaaTCTAAAGTCCtcacttcttcttcctctgcttccacctgctcctcctcctcgaagTCGCTAGACCTCAAGTCTGGAAAGTTGCCTGCAGGAGGCCTGTGCACCACTGGAGGTCAGCAAGGATTGGCGCTGATCCCTTCCTCCCCCGCTGAGAAGAAGCACCTCCTTCTCTGCGAGCACTGCGGGAAGTGCCGATGCACAGAGTGTACGCTCCCCCGAACCCTACCCTCTTGTTGGGTCTGCAACCAGGAGTGCCTGTGCTCTGCTCAGAGCCTGGTGGATACAGCCACCTGCATGTGCCTGGTCAAAGGGATCTTCTACCACTGCaccgaggacgaggacgacgagggCTCCTGCGCCGACAAGCCGTGCTCATGCTCGCAGGCCAACTGCTGCGCGCGCTGGTCCTTCATGGCCGCCCTTTCTGTTGTCCTGCCTTGCCTGGTCTGCTACCTACCAGCCATGGGTCTGGCCAAACTGGGACAGAAGTGTTATGACAATGTTAGCAGGCCTGGCTGCCGCTGCAAGAACTCGCAGGGCGGAACAAGTGTCCCGGTGTGTAAAAACGGAGGCATGGAAGCAAAATCTGGGACGCTagagaaacagcagcaaggGTCATGA